Within Planctomycetia bacterium, the genomic segment CGGAAGGATTCAAAGAGCTCAAGATCGGCGACGCCGCGCCGGAGTTTAATTTGCCAGGCGTTGACGGAAAGAACCATCAGCTCGCCGATTTCGCGGACGCCAAGTTATTGTTGGTCATTTTCACCTGCAATCATTGCCCCACGGCGCAGGCGTATGAATCCCGCATCATGCAACTCCACGAGGACTACCAAGATCGCGGCGTCGCGCTGGTGGCGATTTCGCCCAATGACGATCAGGCTTTGCGGCTCGACGAGCTGGGTTATACGGATCTCGGCGACTCGTTCGAGAACATGAAGCTACGGGCCGAAGAACACGGCTACAAGTTTCCGTATCTCTATGACGGTGACACGCAGAAAGTGTCGCTCGCCTATGGCGTCGTCGCCACGCCCCAGGCGTTTCTCTTCGACGCCGATCGCATGCTGCGATACGTGGGTCGGATTGACGATTCCGAAGTGAAAACCGTTAAGAGCCACGATGCGCGCAACGCGATCGAAGCGCTGCTCGCCGGCAAGCCCGTGCCGGTGGAGCAAACGCGCACGTTTGGCTGCTCGACGAAATGGTCCGAGAAGCGCCAGGACGCGGCAGAGTCGCTTGAGAAGTGGAACGAGGAGCCGGTGGAACTGGAATCGTTGGACGAGGTGGCGCTCGAAAAACTTGCTGCCAACGATACCGATCAACTGCTCGTCGTGAACGTCTGGGCGACCTGGTGCGGTCCGTGCGTGAAGGAGTTGCCGGAGTTTGTCACGATCAACCGCATGTATCGCCAGCGCCGCTTTCGACTGGTGACGATCTGTCTTGACGAACCAGAGCAACGCGAGGACGCGCTCGCCTTCCTGCGCAAGACTCACGTCTCCTGTACCAACTATTTCCCGGCGTTCACGGACCGGGATCGCCTGGCAGATTTGTTAGACAAGGAATGGAAAGGCCCGTTGCCCCACACGGTTCTGATCGCGCCGGGCGGCAAGGTGATCTACCGTCAGAGCGAGGAGATCAAGCCGCTGGAGCTGCGGCGCGAGATCGTCAAGGTGCTCGGCAGAACCTATGGCAGCGACCCGGAAAAGTAGAAACGATGGCCTACGAGGCCGCATCCGTGGCGTCGACACGGTTGCCGAATTCCGCTCAATCCGTTGCTTTCAAGATGCCGACGTCCAGTTGGCCGTCAGTCTTCCAAGGGTCGCCGCCGCCGTTACGGCCCGAGCGTTCCTCGTGAAAGTTGGGGACGGCATAGCGTTCCGACAAGGACTTCGCTCGTTCCAGACACTGCATGACATGATTTCGTTCGGTGTCGACATCGGCCGCGATATGGTGCGTGATCTGGCCCGTGGTATCGCTGAAACCCACACGTCGATCGTAGGTCGCGGAGCCCAGCCAGATCGGGCGGCCGTCGGCATCGGACTTAGGGGACCGCCAGTAACGCACGTGATGCCGTTGGCGCGGATCATCGCCGACCGGCTGCTCGAACGCCAGGTCTTCCTTGCGCCCGAAGAGATACAGACTGCTTACCGGCGCTGCGTCGTACGGACGCTTGAGCACCGTGGCTTCGGCGATTTCCAGGCAACTCTTCAGTGTGAGCGGATCAGCCGGATACCATTTCGCGGCGACCATCGCGCGTTTAAGGTCGCGCTCGGAACCGATCAGCGCAAGGTTCAACGGATCGCCGGGAATCTTGTCGCCGGTTTCGGTGATGTCCGGCATGTCGTCCAGTTGCGGATGGCGCGTGGCGTATCGATCCCACATGAAGGGGAGGATCAGATAAGCGATCGCCAAGTAGGCGAGCAGCAATCCGAGTACGATCCAGGCGGTGCGCTTGCGCCAACGCGGCGCGCCAGCGTCGGTCGATGTGAGGGCTCGCGCGGACGACGGCGCGTCGGGTTCTGCAGGAGATTGCGCATTGCCCGAAGTTGTCCCAGCCATGATTCGCGCCCATTTCTTGAAGAGTGCGTCACAATGCGTGTTTCGACTACGCGCTTCCAGCTAGCGAACTATTGTCCGCTCGATGTGCCGCCGGTGGAAGAGCTGCCGGAGGAGCCCGAAGAACTGCTCGAATTGCCGCTGTCCGAGGTGGATGAGTCTTCCGTATCCGTCGTGCTCGGCGGCGGCATCATCCAGCGGGTCAGGGCGAACTGCACGGGGCGCTGGCTCGGTTGCAGGTTTTGATTCACCGTGACGGTGACGCTCGCCAGACCCGTGACCGAGTCGATTTCGCTGAATTCGATCGAATAGAGCCACGCCTGGTCGGGATCGTAGGTGGTATCGAACGTCGCGCCGCTCACGTTTTCCAAGGGAGACAGGCCCGATACCAGCTCGTTCAATTTGCTCTCGCACAAGAGTTGCGCCTGCGTCAAGTCGCGCGCGATCCGCGCGTTGCGCATGCCGAACCGCGTGAGCTCGCCCAACAGCACCGTGGCCGAAGCCAGGATGGCGATCGCGAGGATCACCTCCATCAACGAAAAACCTTGCCGCCGGCGCTTCATGGCGATTTCTCCAGCGCCGGCGCCCGGTAATTCTCATCGGCGCTGACTTCGCCGAGCCGCGAGCCGCCAGTCAGTCCGCGCAACGAAATCATGACCGTGGCGCCATACTGGTTGGTGAGCGTCAACTCCGCCGTAGTCGAGGTGCCGTCCGGAAAGAACAGCACCGGCGTCGACCAGGTTTCGTCGCGCGATTGGCTCGGATCTTCGTTACCGAACTCCATCGCCTGGCTCGACGTACGGGCGTCTGCTTCCGTTTGCAAGTCGGACATCGTCACGCCGGCTGGCAAAGTTTTGTCGATCGACAGTGCCGGCGTACCAGGCGTGGCGTTGTCCGACGCGGTCGCCGCAAAGCCGGTGGACGTGACCGCCTGGTCGATATCCAGCCCGGCGTAACGCTCGATCAGATACCGGCTCCCCTGCAACTGGCAGCGGAACGAATAGACTTCACCGGAATCGATGGCGCGATTCCGAGCGCGACTCCAATGGGCGCGGACTTGATCGCCAGCCCGGCGCAACCGCTCCGCCGCGAACGGCCGCTGCAAATTCGGCCACACCATCGCCCCCATCGCCACCAACAACGCGAGCACCAGCAAGACCTCCATGAGGGTCAAGCCGCGCCGGCGTTTTGGTTTGCAATAGAAGAACATGCTAGGAGTGTAAATTCGTTTTGAACCGCTGAGACGCAGAGTGAGGAGGATTTAACCGCGAAACACGCGAAACAGCGCGAAAGAATTGCAGGTTGTCGGATCAGCTCAGACCGATTCTGAACCTCTCCTTTTCGCGTCATTTCGCGTGTTTCGCGGTTAAATCCTCCGTCACCCCAAGTTTGCGTTTCTATCGTCTGCCTAGCTGGCCGCTTCCGCGGTCCAGTTGCCGATGTCGTCGGCGGAGTTGTCGACGCCGTCCGGGCCGAAGCTCCAAATGTCGAACGAATCTTGATTGCGGTTGCCGGGCGACATGTATTGGTATTGATTGTCCCACGGATCGAGCGGCACCGCCTTATCGAGGTACGGCCCTTGCCACTTCGAGGCGTTGGCAAGATCGCCCGGGGCGGATTCCAGCGCCTGCAGCCCTTGCGACGTGGTCGGGTACGAATTGATGTTCAGGTGATACATCTCCAGCGGCTGTTCGAGTTGCTCGATCTGCGCCCGGGCGGCGTTAACGTTCGCCTGTCCCTGGGCGTTGCGGATGGCAATGCCGACGAACGAGCCGATGATCACCAGGATCACGAGCACGAGCAAGACTTCCATCAGGGTGAAGCCAGCGCGGTTGCGGCGGCGCGAGGGTTTGCGAGTACGCATGGGTATCCTCTTGTTAGTTTGAAGTTTTCAGTTTTCAGTTTTCAGTGTCCAGTCAATTGAGTGCTTTGTCTCAACTGAAAACTGAACACTGAAAACGTCAAACTCTATAACGAAGTACTCATCTTCATCACCGGCAGCAGCAGGGCCATGACGACCAGCAGGACGACGCCGGCGAGGATGAGCAACATCAACGGTTCCAACAGACGGACGAACAATTCCAGTTGCCGCCAGGTGCGGCGTTCCAGGCCTTCGGCGATGGTGACTAGCACCGTGTCGAGCTGATTGGCTTCCTCGGCGACGGCGATCATCTCCACGACGGTCACCGGGAAATGGCCGCTGGCGCCCAGCGGACCGGCGAGCGATTCGCCCGCGGAGATATTCTCCGCGGCGTCGCGCACGGCGGTGGACAGCACGCGATTGCCCGTGGCGTCGCTGGAGATATCGAGCGACTTCAAAATCGGCACGCCATTCTTGAGCAAGGTGCCCAGCACGCGGCAAAACCGCGCCACGGCCAGGTTCAAGAAGATCGGGCCGGCCATGGGGATGCGAATCTTCACGCGATCGACGAACCGGCGTCCTTCCTCGGTGCCGAGCGCATTCTTCGCGAAGATCGCCAGCACCGCGAAGCCGGCCAGAATCAACCAACCGTATGAGCTCAGCGTTTCGCTCAGCCAAAGCAGCCATTCGGTTGTGGCCGGCAATTCGCCCCGTTCGCGGAGGCGATCGAACATCGTCGCGAACTTGGGGACGAAGAATACGATCAACACTGTCACGACCACCGTGCCGACCACGGCCAGGAACATCGGGTAGGCGATCGCGCCCAGCGTGCGGCTCTTCAAGTCTTCTTGCTGTTCGGTGAATTCCGCGACGCGATCGAGGGCTTCTTCCAGGAAGCCGCCTTCGCCGCCGGCGCGGACCATGCTGATCGCCATCTCGCTGAACACCTTGGGGTGCCGCGCGAAGGCCTCGGCCAGCGTCGTGCCTTCTTCGACTCGGCTGCGCACATCCGCCAGCACGGCCGACAGGCCGGCATGCGACGATTGTTTTTCCAGGATCGACAGCGATTTCAACAGCGGCACGCCGCTGCGCAACAAATCGCCGAGCTGGCCGTAGGTCGACGCCAGCCGCTGCGGGCTGACGCGTTTCGACTTCCAGACTGCGCTCCCCTTATTGTCTTGCGCGATTTCGACCGGAAACAGCGCGCGCTGGTCCAGCAGAGAAATCGCCTCTTGGCGACTTCCCGCCGACAACTTTCCGGCCACACGTTTGCCGCCGGAGTCACGCGCGATGTAAGCGAATTCGGGCATGGTGATTCAGTTTGAAGTTTTCAGTGTTCAGTTTTCAGTTGGATGCCGAATCGAAATCCTCACTGAAAACTGAACACTGAAAACTGAACACTTCAAACTCATTTCTTTTGCACTGAGAATCGATCTGCTTTCGTCACGCGCAGCACTTCTTCCACTGTCGTTTGGCCGGCGAGGACCTTTTCCCAGCCGTCGTCGCGGAGCGTCCGCATGCCGTCGGCGACGGCAGCGCTTTTCAGTTCCCAGCTTGTGGCGCGGTCGTGCGCGAGCTGCCGAATTCTGTCCGTGGTCAACAGTAATTCGTAAATGCCCATCCGCCCTTTGTACCCGACGTTCCGGCAGGCCCGGCAGCCGCGCGGCAGGAAGATCGGTTCCAGTTTGGCGAGGCGATCCTTGGGGAAATCGTCCGGCAGCTCGTCCGGGTGCGGCGTGTATTCCTGTTTGCAGAGCGGACAGAGGCGGCGCACGAGGCGTTGAGCCATCACCGCTTCGACCGTGCTGGCCACGAGGAACGGCTCGACGCCCATGTCCACCAATCGAGTATAAGCACCCGAGGCGTCGTTGGTATGCAAAGTACTGAACACCAAGTGACCGGTGAGCGACGCCTGGATGGCGTTTTCCGCGGTTTCCAGGTCGCGGATTTCGCCGACCAGCACTACGTCCGGGTCATGTCGCAAGATGCTGCGGAGCGACGCGGCGAAGGTCAGGCCGATCTTGGGATGGACCTGGATCTGGTTGATGCCTTCGAGCTGATATTCCACCGGGTCTTCGGTGGTGATGATCTTCACGTCCTCGCTCTTGATCTCCAACAGTGAACTGTAGAGCGTCGTCGACTTGCCGGACCCGGTCGGGCCAGTGACGAGGATGATGCCGTGCGGAAGTTGGATCAACTCGCGGAATTTTTTGTAGATCTGTTCGTCCATCCCCAACTTACGAAGCGCGAATTCCATCCCGCCCTTGTCGAGAATCCGCATCACGATGCCTTCGCCGTGAATCATCGGGATCACGCTGACACGGACGTCCACCTCGCGGCCTTTGACTTTGAGTTTGATCCGCCCGTCTTGGGGCAAGCGTTTCTCGGCGATGTTCAATCGCGCCATGATCTTCAAGCGGCTGATAATGGCGGCCTGAAAGCGCGTGATCTCCGGCGGCACCGGCTGTGCGTGCAACATGCCGTCGACGCGGTAGCGAATCTTCAAGCCCGACGGTTGCGACTCCAAGTGAACGTCGCTGGCGCGGGTTTCGATGGCTTCGAGCAGGATCTCGTTGACCAGGCGAACGACCGACGCTTCTTGCGCTTGTTCGGAGAGCTCGGAACCGTCGGACTCGATCTCTTCGAGGAGTTCAACGTCACCTTCGGCATTCTTGGCGGCCATCAGGCCGTCGATCGTCTCGCTGCCGACACCGAGGTGCGTCTTGATCAGCCGTGCGATCTCGTTGCTGCTGGCCAGCACCGGCTCGACCTGCAGTCCGGTGATGGCGCCCAACTCGTCGAGCGGATAGAGATCGAACGGGTCGCTCGTGGCGACGGTGATGGTGCCGTTGTGGCGCTGGATGGGGAACAGCGCCTGGCGATGGATCAACTTTTGCGGAAAATCCTTGAGCAGGCCGAAATCAATGTCGGCTTCGCTGAGGTCAATGAAGTTAAGCCCGACCTCTTCGCCGATCGCCTTGAGCGCGGCTTCCTCACTGCAATAACCCATGGTGACCGCGATCTGGTCGGCGCGCGAACCGTCCATCCGCGCGGCGCGAATCATTTCCAATTGGCGCGCGTCGAGCAAACCCTTCGTTAAAAGGATCTCACCGGCTTCCATGAGCTGTACCGAGGCGGGGGGTTCAGGTGGGCTGTTCCGTGGGTTTACAGTATACCCGATCCGGAACAACGAATCAGCGCGCTTTTATGGGCCGGGAGTAGGGAAAACCACCCCGGCGACTGGACGCTCAGACGAGCAACCACGAAATACACGAAAGGCACGAAAGTGTTGCGGCTCAGTGGATTGCGCCGCACTGAATGACAAGGCGACGCCACGGCTCCGGCGCATCGCTCATTTCCAAATGCTTTCGTGCTTTTCGCGTCTTTCGTGGTTCCTGCCGAGATACATACGGTTCGGATCGAATGGGAAGCGGAGCCGGCGCCATCTGGCATAGCGTTCCGGCTCCGCCTGGGATCGAACACCCCTACGTGCGGGGCGTCGTCAAAGTTCACTGCCTAGCCGACGTTGCGAGTGCTATTCGCCGTCGCGGTCGCGGTTGCGACGTCCGCCGCCACCGCCGCCGCCGCCGGGACCTCCGGGGCCGCCTGGGCCACCGGGTCCGCCGCGACCACGGCCCAGATCTTCCATGCTGATCTCGATCTTCTCGCCTTGCATTTCCTCGAACTTCTTGGCCTGCTCTTCGCTCAGCTCGGCCAGGAGCTTGGCGTCGAATTCCTTCCGCATTTCGGTCATTTTTTCCCGCATGCCTTCGAAGCCCCCGCCGCCCCCTTCTGCACGGAGAGCTTCCATGGCTTCGCGCATCGCGGTCATGTTTTCTTCTTGAGCGGCTTTCAGCTTTTCCTTGGCGCCGTCGTCAAGACCGACTTCTTCGGCGACTTTCTCGTCCAACAAGGCATTCGCGCCGCGGACTTGCAGGGAGATCTGCTTCAGGCGGGTGCGTTGATCGTCGTTCAAAACAGCCTGGATTTCTTCGTCCGTCTTCGCGCGTTGCTCGGCCATTTCCTTCATCTTGGCATCGCGCTCTTCATCGGACAGATCGCGGATGCCTTGGAAGGCCCCGCGTTGCGCTTCGCGTGCGGCGTCGCTGATCTCTTGAATCTTGGTGCCCTGTTCGAGATCCAGACTTAGCGCATCGCGCACTTTCTCAACGCGAAGGAG encodes:
- a CDS encoding type II secretion system F family protein gives rise to the protein MPEFAYIARDSGGKRVAGKLSAGSRQEAISLLDQRALFPVEIAQDNKGSAVWKSKRVSPQRLASTYGQLGDLLRSGVPLLKSLSILEKQSSHAGLSAVLADVRSRVEEGTTLAEAFARHPKVFSEMAISMVRAGGEGGFLEEALDRVAEFTEQQEDLKSRTLGAIAYPMFLAVVGTVVVTVLIVFFVPKFATMFDRLRERGELPATTEWLLWLSETLSSYGWLILAGFAVLAIFAKNALGTEEGRRFVDRVKIRIPMAGPIFLNLAVARFCRVLGTLLKNGVPILKSLDISSDATGNRVLSTAVRDAAENISAGESLAGPLGASGHFPVTVVEMIAVAEEANQLDTVLVTIAEGLERRTWRQLELFVRLLEPLMLLILAGVVLLVVMALLLPVMKMSTSL
- a CDS encoding ATPase, T2SS/T4P/T4SS family, producing the protein MEAGEILLTKGLLDARQLEMIRAARMDGSRADQIAVTMGYCSEEAALKAIGEEVGLNFIDLSEADIDFGLLKDFPQKLIHRQALFPIQRHNGTITVATSDPFDLYPLDELGAITGLQVEPVLASSNEIARLIKTHLGVGSETIDGLMAAKNAEGDVELLEEIESDGSELSEQAQEASVVRLVNEILLEAIETRASDVHLESQPSGLKIRYRVDGMLHAQPVPPEITRFQAAIISRLKIMARLNIAEKRLPQDGRIKLKVKGREVDVRVSVIPMIHGEGIVMRILDKGGMEFALRKLGMDEQIYKKFRELIQLPHGIILVTGPTGSGKSTTLYSSLLEIKSEDVKIITTEDPVEYQLEGINQIQVHPKIGLTFAASLRSILRHDPDVVLVGEIRDLETAENAIQASLTGHLVFSTLHTNDASGAYTRLVDMGVEPFLVASTVEAVMAQRLVRRLCPLCKQEYTPHPDELPDDFPKDRLAKLEPIFLPRGCRACRNVGYKGRMGIYELLLTTDRIRQLAHDRATSWELKSAAVADGMRTLRDDGWEKVLAGQTTVEEVLRVTKADRFSVQKK
- a CDS encoding redoxin domain-containing protein; translation: MRARLGLLTCAVLAFVLGTFPASAAPEGFKELKIGDAAPEFNLPGVDGKNHQLADFADAKLLLVIFTCNHCPTAQAYESRIMQLHEDYQDRGVALVAISPNDDQALRLDELGYTDLGDSFENMKLRAEEHGYKFPYLYDGDTQKVSLAYGVVATPQAFLFDADRMLRYVGRIDDSEVKTVKSHDARNAIEALLAGKPVPVEQTRTFGCSTKWSEKRQDAAESLEKWNEEPVELESLDEVALEKLAANDTDQLLVVNVWATWCGPCVKELPEFVTINRMYRQRRFRLVTICLDEPEQREDALAFLRKTHVSCTNYFPAFTDRDRLADLLDKEWKGPLPHTVLIAPGGKVIYRQSEEIKPLELRREIVKVLGRTYGSDPEK
- the gspG gene encoding type II secretion system major pseudopilin GspG yields the protein MRTRKPSRRRNRAGFTLMEVLLVLVILVIIGSFVGIAIRNAQGQANVNAARAQIEQLEQPLEMYHLNINSYPTTSQGLQALESAPGDLANASKWQGPYLDKAVPLDPWDNQYQYMSPGNRNQDSFDIWSFGPDGVDNSADDIGNWTAEAAS
- a CDS encoding prepilin-type N-terminal cleavage/methylation domain-containing protein; the encoded protein is MKRRRQGFSLMEVILAIAILASATVLLGELTRFGMRNARIARDLTQAQLLCESKLNELVSGLSPLENVSGATFDTTYDPDQAWLYSIEFSEIDSVTGLASVTVTVNQNLQPSQRPVQFALTRWMMPPPSTTDTEDSSTSDSGNSSSSSGSSGSSSTGGTSSGQ
- a CDS encoding LssY C-terminal domain-containing protein, with the protein product MAGTTSGNAQSPAEPDAPSSARALTSTDAGAPRWRKRTAWIVLGLLLAYLAIAYLILPFMWDRYATRHPQLDDMPDITETGDKIPGDPLNLALIGSERDLKRAMVAAKWYPADPLTLKSCLEIAEATVLKRPYDAAPVSSLYLFGRKEDLAFEQPVGDDPRQRHHVRYWRSPKSDADGRPIWLGSATYDRRVGFSDTTGQITHHIAADVDTERNHVMQCLERAKSLSERYAVPNFHEERSGRNGGGDPWKTDGQLDVGILKATD